The DNA sequence AACTAATAAACAACAACCGTCTATTCTATTTTGAAATCCATACAGGCTTGCCTGTATGGTTCCCTTAATAGTAATAGATAACTATACAGTCTAGTAATAGAACCTTAAGCAGTTTTATTAAGACTTAAAATAACAAAGCCAATGATTTAATAATCTTGGGCAAAAGATCAGTAATAAGTTTACTTATCTTTCTGTAATAACAATTATGGAGAGTTTGATCCTGGCTCAGAATGAACGCTGGCGGCGTGCTTAACACATGCAAGTCGAACGGTAACAGATGGTAGCTTGCTACTATGCTGACGAGTGGCGCACGGGTGAGTAATATATAGATAATGTGCCCCTTGGACCGGGATAGCCATTGGAAACGATGATTAATACCGGATACTCCTTCTTATCACAAGATAAGTCGGGAAATGGATTCCGCCAAGGGATCGGTCTATATCCCATCAGCTAGTTGGTAGTGTAAGAGACTACCAAGGCGATGACGGGTAGCGGGTTTGAGAGGATGATCCGCCACACTGGTACTGAGACACGGACCAGACTCCTACGGGAGGCAGCAGTGAGGAATATTGCACAATGGGGGAAACCCTGATGCAGCAACGCCGCGTGGAGGATGACGCATTTCGGTGTGTAAACTCCTTTTATATGTCAAGAAAATGACGGTAGCATATGAATAAGCACCGGCTAACTCCGTGCCAGCAGCCGCGGTAATACGGAGGGTGCAAGCGTTATTCGGAATCACTGGGCGTAAAGGACGCGTAGGCGGGTTGGCAAGTCAGATGTGAAATCCTACAGCTTAACTGTAGAACTGCATTTGAAACTGCCGACCTAGAGTATGGGAGGGGGAGATGGAATTAGTGGTGTAGGGGTAAAATCCGTAGATATCACTAGGAATACCGAAAGCGAAGGCGATCTCCTGGAACATAACTGACGCTAAGGCGTGAAAGCGTGGGGAGCAAACAGGATTAGATACCCTGGTAGTCCACGCCCTAAACGATGTTCACTAGTCGTCGCTCTGCTAGTCAGGGCGGTGATGCACTTAACAGATTAAGTGAACCGCCTGGGGAGTACGGTCGCAAGATTAAAACTCAAAGGAATAGACGGGGACCCGCACAAGTGGTGGAGCATGTGGTTTAATTCGAAGATACGCGAAGAACCTTACCTAGCCTTGACATTGAGAGAACCTGCCAGAGATGGCGGGGTGCCCTTTTGGGAGCTCGAAAACAGGTGCTGCACGGCTGTCGTCAGCTCGTGTCGTGAGATGTTGGGTTAAGTCCCGCAACGAGCGCAACCCTCGTCCTTAGTTGCTAGCAGGTTAAGCTGAGCACTCTAAGGAGACTGCCTTCGTAAGGAGGAGGAAGGTGAGGACGACGTCAAGTCATCATGGCCCTTATGGCTAGGGCTACACACGTGCTACAATGGGGCGTACAGAGTGTTGCGATACCGCGAGGTGGAGCTAATCACTTAAAGCGTCTCTCAGTTCGGATTGGAGTCTGCAACTCGACTCCATGAAGCTGGAATCACTAGTAATCGTAGATCAGCAATGCTACGGTGAATACGTTCCCGGGTCTTGTACTCACCGCCCGTCACACCATGGGAGTTGATTTCACCCGAAATCGGGAAGCCAACCTTCGGGGGCTACCGCTTACGGTGGAATTAGCGACTGGGGTGAAGTCGTAACAAGGTAACCGTAGGAGAACCTGCGGTTGGATCACCTCCTTTCTAGAGTAAAGAAGAGTCATTCGTTTGACTACTTCATTCAAAAGAAAATCTCACACGAGAAATAGTTTATTAGTTGTTTCAAAAGTTACTTACTTGCTTAGTTTTCAGTGATCTGTGTTCATTTGAATTACGATTATGTCAAAGGTGTAACCTTGAGAGGGCTTTGCTTTCTGAGGGATTTTAGCTTTAGTCAAGGAAGGTTCTTTGCTGAAGGCGGAGCGTATAAACTGTACGTGACAACTGAAGTAAAGGTTCTGACGCAGAATAAAGTTAAAAGCACCAGAAAGGGCCTATAGCTCAGCTGGTTAGAGTGCACCCCTGATAAGGGTGAGGTCCCAGGTTCAAGTCCTGGTAGGCCCACCATTTCTTAGCGATTTGCACTTAAAAAAGAAACTCACATACTAAAGTATGCTTCGCTTCTTTTTTAAGCACAACTCATCTAAGAAACAAGTTTCTAAATTAAATATAAGTTCTTAAAGTCATAAGAATTTATATTTGGTTTAAAAACCAAACGATCATTAAATTACAATTGTTAAAGTCAACAACTTTAATTATAGAGATATAATTAAAAACTAAATAACTACAATAACAGATCATTCATCTTGTTTAATGTATTCATACATTAAATAAGGTAGTGAACGCAACATAGAATAAAAAGATATTAAGGGCCATAGGTGGATGCCTTGGCTAGTAGAGGCGATGAAAGACGTACTAGGCTGCGAAAAGTCTCGGGGAGCTGCCAAGAAGCTTTGATCCGGGAATTTCTGAATGGGGCGACCCAGCACGGAGCGATTCGTGTTACCACCTTCGGGTGGGGCGAACTTGGGGAAGTGAAACATCTCAGTACCCAAAGGAAGAGAAATCAAACGAGATTCCGAGAGTAGCGGCGAGCGAAATTGGAATAGGGCGCATACATTTAGCATATTTGTTAGCAGAACATTCTGGAAAGGATGAGCATAGAGGGTGATACTCCCGTAAGCGAAAACATTTATGTGGAACTAAGGTATGGAACGAGTAGGTCGGGACACGTGTTATCTTGACTGAATATGGGGGGACCACCCTCCAACCCTAAATACTACTACTAGACCGATAGCGAACAAGTACCGTGAGGGAAAGGTGAAAAGGACCGCGGTGAGCGGAGTGAAATAGAACCTGAAACCTATGGCTTACAATCATTCGGAGCACTATTAAATAAGTGTGACGGACTGCCTTTTGCATAATGAGCCTGCGAGTTGTGGTATCTGGCAAGGTTAATCGAACGAGAAGCCGTAGCGAAAGCGAGTCTTAATAGGGCGACATAGTCAGATGCTGCAGACCCGAAACTGAGTGATCTATCCATGAGCAGGTTGAAGCTGGTGTAAGAGCCAGTGGAGGACCGAACCCGTAGAAGTTGAAAATTCTTGGGATGACTTGTGGATAGGGGTGAAAGGCCAATCAAACTCAGTGATAGCTGGTTCTCTCCGAAATATATTTAGGTATAGCCTCGAGCATTAGCGTATAGGGGTAGAGCACTGACAGGGCTAGGGCTGCTTACCGCGGTACCAAACCCTATCAAACTCCGAATACTATACGTGTAACCTCGGGAGTCAGGCGTAGGGTGATAAAATCCTATGTCGAGAGGGGAACAACCCAGACTAACAGCTAAGGTCCCAAAGTTTTATCTAAGTGGAAAAGGATGTGGAGTTGCTGTGACAACCAGGAGGTTGGCTTAGAAGCAGCCATCCTTTAAAGAAAGCGTAACAGCTCACTGGTCTAGCGATTCTGCGCCGAAAATATAACGGGGCTAAGATAAACACCGAAGCTTTAGATTTACAGTTTACTGTAAGTGGTAGGAGAGCGTTCCATTCAGCGCTGAAGGTATACCGGTAAGGAGTACTGGAGCGGATGGAAGTGAGCATGCAGGCATGAGTAGCGAGAAAAGAAGTGAGAATCTTCTTCGCCGTAAACCCAAGGTTTCCTACGCGATGCTCGTCATCGTAGGGTTAGTCGGGACCTAAGTCGAGTCCGAAAGGGGTAGACGATGGCAAATCGGTTAATATTCCGATACCGACATTACATCGTTTGAGTGATGGGGGGACGCATAGAGTTAAAGGGGGTCACTGATGGAATAGTGGCTCGAAGGACGTAGGTCGTAGCGTAGGCAAATCCGCGCTACATGAGACCGAGATCTGACAGGCTGGTCAATCTTTTCGGAGAGCGACCAGAACCCTTGATACTGTCGTGCCGAGAAAAGCCTCTAAACGAGATGTAATGTTGCCCGTACCGTAAACCGACACAGGTGGGTGAGATGAGTATTCTAAGGCGCGTGGATGAACCCTTGTTAAGGAACTCTGCAAACTAGCACCGTATCTTCGGTATAAGGTGTGCCCTAAGTGTTAGGAGATTTACTCTCCAAAGCACTGACGGGTCGCAGCAAAGAGTCCCTCCCGACTGTTTACCAAAAACACAGCACTCTGCTAACACGTAAGTGGATGTATAGGGTGTGACGCCTGCCCGGTGCTCGAAGGTTAAAAGGATTGCTTAGCTTCGGCGAAGGCATGAATTGAAGCCCGAGTAAACGGCGGCCGTAACTATAACGGTCCTAAGGTAGCGAAATTCCTTGTCGGTTAAATACCGACCTGCATGAATGGCGTAACGAGATGGGAGCTGTCTCAACAAGGGATCCAGTGAAATTGTAGTGGAGGTGAAAATTCCTCCTACCCGCGGAAAGACGGAAAGACCCCGTGCACCTTTACTATAGCTTGACACTGCTATTGGGATATTCATGTGCAGGATAGGTGGGAGCCGTTGAATCCAGGACGCCAGTTCTGGAGGAGGCATCCTTGAGATACCACCCTTGAATATTCTGATAGCTAACTCCGTACGATTATCTCGTGCGAGGACAATGTCTGGTGGGTAGTTTGACTGGGGCGGTCGCCTCCTAAAAAGTAACGGAGGCTTACAAAGTTCGGCTCAGAAGGGTTGGAAATCCTTCGTAGAGTATAATGGCATAAGCCGGACTGACTGTGAGACATACAAGTCGAGCAGAGTCGAAAGACGGTCATAGTGATCCGGTGGTTCTGTGTGGAAGGGCCATCGCTCAAAGGATAAAAGGTACGCCGGGGATAACAGGCTGATCTCCCCCAAGAGCTCACATCGACGGGGAGGTTTGGCACCTCGATGTCGGCTCATCGCATCCTGGGGCTGGAGCAGGTCCCAAGGGTATGGCTGTTCGCCATTTAAAGCGGTACGCGAGCTGGGTTCAGAACGTCGTGAGACAGTTCGGTCCCTATCTTCCGTGGGCGTAGGAACGTTGAGGAGAGCTGACCCTAGTACGAGAGGACCGGGTTGGACGTGCCACTGGTGCACCAGTTGTCCTGCCAAGGGCATAGCTGGGTAGCTACGCACGGATGAGATAACCGCTGAAAGCATCTAAGCGGGAAGCCAACTCCAAGATGAACGTTCCCTGAAGTACGCTTGAAGACTACAAGCTTGATAGGCTGGATGTGTACGCACAGCAATGTGTTTAGCTGACCAGTACTAATAGTACGTTTGTCTTTTTACCAAGTTCTTAAATGAACACAATTGCTTCACTACCTTATTTAGTGTATATATACTAATAAGAGATATGTTAAGAAGTTATTTAGTATGACGGAAACAAGGTTTTAACCTTGCCTTTTAGGCTTTTAAGCCAATTAGCCCAGACTGAAGTCTGGGTTCCGAAGAGTTTGTTGACTTTAACAATTGATATTACTCAACTCTTAACTGATATAAGATCAGATATAAATACATCAGTCAGATGTCTTTATATCTGATCTTGTCTAGGTGGCTATAGAGAGAGGGAAACGCCTGGCCCCATTCCGAACCCAGAAGCTAAGCCTCTCATCGCTGATAATACTGCAGGTTTCACTTGTGGGAATGTAGGTCGCTGCCTAGTTGATCAGATTTTTATCAACAATCCATTCATTTTTTACAATATCCATATTTACTTTATACAAACGTTCAAGATAATAATCTCTTGAAACTTCTTTTGCTCCTAATGATTTAAGATGTGGTGTCGGTACCTGACAGTCAATAAAATCATATCCCCATACTTTTAAATGTTTTACCAATACCGCATATGCAGCTTTTGACGCATCACTGACTTCTGCAAACATTGATTCTCCACAAAACACTTTTCCTATTGTCAATCCATACAACCCGCCTACCAGTTTGCCATCGAGATAACTTTCAACTGAGTGAGCTATACCCATGCCGTGCAAAACATTGAATGATTCTGCCAGATCTTTATTTATCCATGTACCATTTTGATCTTTTCTTGCAACAGAAGCACATTTATGCACAACTTCTTGAAATCTGCTATCAAATGCATATTCGAACTTTTTCAATTTTTTTTTCAATGAACGTCTTAATTTAAAGTCATCAAGCTCCATAATAAGACGCGGATTCGTTGACCACCACAGTATCGGGTCTTGCTGCGAGTACCAGGGGAAAATACCATTTTGGTATGCTTTTAATAATCTAGAGGGATTTAAATCTCCTCCCCATGCTACTATACCTTCTTTGTTCGCATCATGGGGATCAGGAAAGGAGAGTGAATAATTGTCAAGCTGCGGCAAATACATTAAGCTTCTTCGTATACATTCTCTAAAGTGTCATTTTGTATTATCACTTCTACTTTTCCGCCATTTTTAAGTTTTCCGAATAAAATTTCATCACTGAGTTTATCGGTAATATTATTTTTAATATACCTTTTAAGCGGTCTGGCTCCCATTTCCGGTGAATAGGTTTTTTCAGCAATAAATTTTATAACTTTATCGGAAACAGTTACAGTTATTTTTTTCTTTTTTAACTCTTTATTGAGTTCTGCTATGAATTTTTGTACAATTTTTTCGACTATTTCATGACTCAATTGCCCAAATTCTATAATAGCATCTAATCTATTTCTGAATTCCGGAGTAAAAAATGATTTTAGTTCTTCGTTTTTGGAAATAGATTCATCTTTATTGAATCCCATTACATTTCTGGCTTGAGCTCCTATATTTGATGTCATTATCAGTATAACATTCTGAAAATCGGCTTTGTAGCCATTATTGTCAGTGAGTGTTGCGCTGTCCATTATTTGAAGTAAAATATTTATAAGTTCAGGGTGTGCCTTTTCTATTTCATCAAGCAGTAAAACTGTATAAGGATGCTTTTTGATGGCTTCTGTAAGCAGTCCTCCCTGCTCATATCCTACATATCCAGGAGGTGCTCCTACCAAACGGCTGAGAGCATGTTTCTCCATATATTCGCTCATATCAAATTTTTCAAAATTGATCCCTAAAATTTCACTTAATGCAATTGCCAGTTCGGTTTTTCCAACACCTGTCGGTCCTGAAAACAAAAATGATGCTATGGGTTTATTTGGAGGTGTTAGTCCGGCTTTTGATATTTTAATGGCTTTTGTCACCATCTCTACAGCTTTTTCCTGACCAATAACTCTTTGTCTGAGTTTATCTTCTAAATGTTGCAAAGATGCCGTTTCATTATTAGATATTTTTGAATTACTGATACCCACAATGGATGCTATAGTTTTTTGAATATCATTTGCGGTTACTTTTTCTTTTTTTCTTTTTTGAAGATGAAATGATGCTGCTGTTTCATCAATTAAATCTATGGCAATATCTGGTAAAAATTTGTTAGTAATGTAGCGTTTAGAGAGATCCACTGCTGTTTTTAATGCCTTGTTTGTATATTGTACAGAATGGTGTTTTTCATATTTGCCTTGAAGTCCCTTGAGAATGAGATAGCTTGTTTTTTTCGATGGTTCATTAACATCTATTTTGGAGAATCTTCTGCTGAGTGCTTTGTCTTTTTCAAACCCGTTTCTGTATTCTGCAAAAGTTGTAGCTCCCATACATTTTATTTCGCCTGAAGCAAGAGCAGGCTTGAGCTGATTGGCTGCATCCATTGTTCCGCTCGTGCTTCCTGCTCCTATAAGTGTATGGATTTCATCTATAAATAAAATTGCTTTAGGTTCACGTTTGAGTTCGTCCATAACACCTTTGAGGCGTTTTTCAAAGTCTCCTCTGTACTTTGTTCCTGCAAGCAATGCCCCTAAATCAAGCGTATAAAGATTGGAGTCTTTGATTATGTCAGGAACATCATTCGCTGCAATACGTAAAGCCAGTCCTTCTGCTATTGCTGTCTTTCCAACGCCTGGTTCACCTACAAGTACAGGGTTGTTTTTCTTTCTTCTGCAGAGTATCTGTGTGACTCTTTGAATTTCATTATCTCTGCCTATTACAGGGTCAATTTTTCCTTCTTTGGCTTTTTCTATAAGGTTTATTGTGTATTTTCGTAAATTAGACTCTTTTTCTTCTTCATCCTGGTCTGTGTCAAGATGTGAAATTACTTCCAATATATCCAGTTTTGTTATTTGGTATTTATTGAGCAAAGCATAGGCAAATGTATGTTTCTCTTCAAAAAGAGTTGCCAAAAGATCCCCTATATCCGCATTCGTTTGACCGGATGACTGAACATGGCGCACCATCTTATCAATCAAACGGGAAAGCGCTACACTTTCATAAGGGTCCTGTATTATATCGGCAGGAAGTGTTTCCATATTTTTTTTGATGTATTCGCCAAGTTCTTCTTTCATTTTTGACACATTCCCGCCACATGTTTCTATAATAGATGCGCCCTCATCCGAACTTAACAAAAGGTAAAATATATGCTCAATTGTCAGGTATTCATGGTGGAGCTGTTTTGCAAATATTACAGATTTTTGAAATATATCATTGAGTGATGAGCTTATCATGTTATTCTTCCTCCATTGTGGCTTTTAGGGGAAAGCCGTTGTCTTTCGCTTTGCGACGTACTTGCTTAAGCTTTGTCTCTGCGATTTCATATGTGTAAACACCACACAAACCTCTGTTTTTTTTATGTACTTCAAGCATAATATCCTGCGCTTCTTCATATGTTTTATGAAAAATTTCCATGAGAATATCAACTACAAAATCCATAGGCGTATAATCATCATTGAGTAAAAATACAAAATATTTTTTTGGATATTTCAGTATTGTCTGTTCGTCTATTTCTAAATCTGTTTTTGTTGCCATTTTTTCTACTTTGCTGCTTGAATAAAATCATTTATAATTTCTACCGGGTTTTCAAGTCCGATAGAAATTCTAATAAGACCGTCGGTAATTCCAAGAAATTCTCTGGTTTTTTCGTCAAAATCACTGTATATAGTTGATGCCATATGCAGGGCGAGTGTTCTTGAATCGCCTATGTTGGCAGTAATTGTTGCTATTTTTGTTTTACGTAAAAAGTCGTATGCACGCTCTTTGCTTTGCATATCAATCGTCAAAAGGGTTCCGCATCCATATTGAAAATCTTCTTTATACCGTGCATGGTGAGGATGAGACTGAATACACGGATGGTTTACCGCTATACCATGTTTGGCAAGTTCCAGGGCCACTGTTTCAACACTTTTGACTATTCTTGGAAGTCGGAGTGCCAGTGTTTCGAGTCCGAGTAACGTTTGATAGCTGGCATGTGCATTTGCGCTCATTCCCAAGTCTCGTAAAGCCCGTTTTTTTGCATTAGGTATGAGAGCCGTTTTCCCCGCTCCTTTGATAAACTTTTCAAGGAATGCGTAACGTTCTGTCTTAAATTTGTCAGCATTTTCATGTATGGCGCGAAAAACCACACAACCGCCTAGTGCAGAGGAATTTCCAGAGATGATTTTCGTAGTTGAATAAACCGTGATGTCAGCACCAAGAGCCAAGGGCGAAACACTTAAGGGAGTAATAGTGTTGTCGACGATGAGCGCTACATTTGATTCATTCGCAATTGCAGCGATTCTTTTAATATCAGGAAGCCTCATATTCGGATTACCGACACTTTCTAAAAAAATTATTTTTGTATTTTTGTTTATGGCATTTTCTATGCTGTCAAATTCGTCAACATCAAAAAAGTGAGTTTTTATACCAAATCTGCTGAGAGTTTCATCAAACAGTGCGTATGTCCCGCCAAACAATCCGCCTATGCTAATGATTTCATCTCCTTGAGAAAGCAGGGACATTACGGCAAGAGATGTTGCTCCCATCCCTGAGCTTGTTGCAACAGCTCCAATACCACCATCCATCTCTGCCATGATTGATTCAAGTTTTGCTGTTGTTGGGTTGCCCATTCTTGAATAGAGAGGCTTTTTTACACTGCCATTGAAAATCCCTTCTGCTGTTTCCGGACTTCCATAAGAAAAAGAAGCTGAGGATACTATACTCGGAGAGACCGCTCCTTCTTTACTTCCGATACTTTGTACAAATTTTGTGCAGTAGTCTTCAAATTTATTCATATTTCATGCCTTTTAATTATCTATAAATTATAGCAAATTAGAGATAATATTTATCCTATGTACTTTAATTATGTTAGAATTCTAAAGAAGAAATTTATTAATTAATATTAGGAAACGCAAATGGATAATCAAACAGCTTTGAATAAACTCAGTGAAAAAGTTTCAAGTATTCTTGAAAAATATCATACGCTCATAGATGAAAATGAGAAGATGCGAAATGAAATCGTGACACTCAAAGCAGATTGTGCATTGAAAAATCAGGAAATTGAAAGACTGCATGAAGAAAATGCTCAAAAAGATATAGAAATAGAAGAAATTGTAAATAAAATCGAAAGTATTTTAGGTTAATAATATAATGAGTAAAAAAATTGGACTACATATCGGAGGCCGCAGATTTGATGTTGATGTGGAAGATAAATTTGCCAATTTTTTACAGAAACAGATGATGAAAGATTTTAACATGGAAGGAAACAATGATATTAAAGTTTTACTCCAGGCATATGTACGAAAAAACCATGAATTGTATTTGCAAAATCAAAAAGTA is a window from the Sulfurimonas hydrogeniphila genome containing:
- the aat gene encoding leucyl/phenylalanyl-tRNA--protein transferase; amino-acid sequence: MYLPQLDNYSLSFPDPHDANKEGIVAWGGDLNPSRLLKAYQNGIFPWYSQQDPILWWSTNPRLIMELDDFKLRRSLKKKLKKFEYAFDSRFQEVVHKCASVARKDQNGTWINKDLAESFNVLHGMGIAHSVESYLDGKLVGGLYGLTIGKVFCGESMFAEVSDASKAAYAVLVKHLKVWGYDFIDCQVPTPHLKSLGAKEVSRDYYLERLYKVNMDIVKNEWIVDKNLIN
- the clpA gene encoding ATP-dependent Clp protease ATP-binding subunit ClpA; amino-acid sequence: MISSSLNDIFQKSVIFAKQLHHEYLTIEHIFYLLLSSDEGASIIETCGGNVSKMKEELGEYIKKNMETLPADIIQDPYESVALSRLIDKMVRHVQSSGQTNADIGDLLATLFEEKHTFAYALLNKYQITKLDILEVISHLDTDQDEEEKESNLRKYTINLIEKAKEGKIDPVIGRDNEIQRVTQILCRRKKNNPVLVGEPGVGKTAIAEGLALRIAANDVPDIIKDSNLYTLDLGALLAGTKYRGDFEKRLKGVMDELKREPKAILFIDEIHTLIGAGSTSGTMDAANQLKPALASGEIKCMGATTFAEYRNGFEKDKALSRRFSKIDVNEPSKKTSYLILKGLQGKYEKHHSVQYTNKALKTAVDLSKRYITNKFLPDIAIDLIDETAASFHLQKRKKEKVTANDIQKTIASIVGISNSKISNNETASLQHLEDKLRQRVIGQEKAVEMVTKAIKISKAGLTPPNKPIASFLFSGPTGVGKTELAIALSEILGINFEKFDMSEYMEKHALSRLVGAPPGYVGYEQGGLLTEAIKKHPYTVLLLDEIEKAHPELINILLQIMDSATLTDNNGYKADFQNVILIMTSNIGAQARNVMGFNKDESISKNEELKSFFTPEFRNRLDAIIEFGQLSHEIVEKIVQKFIAELNKELKKKKITVTVSDKVIKFIAEKTYSPEMGARPLKRYIKNNITDKLSDEILFGKLKNGGKVEVIIQNDTLENVYEEA
- a CDS encoding ATP-dependent Clp protease adaptor ClpS translates to MATKTDLEIDEQTILKYPKKYFVFLLNDDYTPMDFVVDILMEIFHKTYEEAQDIMLEVHKKNRGLCGVYTYEIAETKLKQVRRKAKDNGFPLKATMEEE
- a CDS encoding aminotransferase class I/II-fold pyridoxal phosphate-dependent enzyme — protein: MNKFEDYCTKFVQSIGSKEGAVSPSIVSSASFSYGSPETAEGIFNGSVKKPLYSRMGNPTTAKLESIMAEMDGGIGAVATSSGMGATSLAVMSLLSQGDEIISIGGLFGGTYALFDETLSRFGIKTHFFDVDEFDSIENAINKNTKIIFLESVGNPNMRLPDIKRIAAIANESNVALIVDNTITPLSVSPLALGADITVYSTTKIISGNSSALGGCVVFRAIHENADKFKTERYAFLEKFIKGAGKTALIPNAKKRALRDLGMSANAHASYQTLLGLETLALRLPRIVKSVETVALELAKHGIAVNHPCIQSHPHHARYKEDFQYGCGTLLTIDMQSKERAYDFLRKTKIATITANIGDSRTLALHMASTIYSDFDEKTREFLGITDGLIRISIGLENPVEIINDFIQAAK